The following are from one region of the Elusimicrobiota bacterium genome:
- a CDS encoding transketolase C-terminal domain-containing protein: MGQKTVAETIKEITRKHLTENNGLVLGECLSAVGWVNNTVPDCPGIVELPMTDVAGAGIAVGCALVGRRPIFVIRFQDFLILNGSPLIFFAAKTKELHGVSAPIFVRAIAAENFGPVHSGVLHSIYMHFPGFRVCSPMTPNEYQQAWNDFMQHDDPFFCSEHRTSYLNTEELPDVIKKNADITLFPISATRFEVSKAAQLLEKDSIKCNIVHIVWLKPFLLDERIIEPLNQTKLGLVIDVAYEIAGASQSIAYQLNQATGNSVKALGLYDRTKCLCEPLRNPTPDAKRIYETVKNMLHKTE; this comes from the coding sequence ATGGGACAGAAAACTGTTGCAGAAACTATTAAAGAGATAACAAGAAAACATTTGACTGAAAATAACGGACTGGTCTTAGGTGAGTGTTTGTCTGCTGTTGGCTGGGTTAACAATACTGTGCCTGACTGTCCGGGAATAGTTGAACTGCCGATGACAGATGTTGCAGGAGCAGGTATTGCTGTAGGATGTGCGTTAGTAGGACGGCGACCAATTTTTGTTATTAGATTCCAGGATTTTCTTATACTGAATGGTAGCCCTCTGATTTTTTTTGCTGCAAAAACAAAAGAGTTGCATGGCGTATCTGCACCTATATTTGTGAGGGCAATTGCAGCAGAAAACTTTGGTCCTGTACACTCTGGTGTTTTACATAGCATCTATATGCATTTCCCTGGTTTTCGTGTGTGTTCACCGATGACACCGAATGAATATCAACAAGCATGGAATGATTTTATGCAACACGATGACCCGTTTTTTTGTAGCGAACACCGAACCAGTTATTTAAATACGGAAGAATTACCCGATGTTATCAAAAAAAATGCAGATATAACATTGTTTCCAATATCGGCAACAAGATTTGAAGTGTCAAAAGCAGCACAATTACTTGAAAAGGATAGCATAAAATGTAATATCGTCCACATCGTTTGGTTAAAACCATTTCTTCTCGATGAACGGATAATTGAACCACTAAATCAAACAAAACTTGGATTGGTTATAGATGTCGCTTATGAAATAGCGGGCGCTTCGCAATCAATTGCATATCAACTAAATCAGGCAACAGGAAACTCCGTGAAAGCACTTGGACTTTACGATAGAACAAAATGTTTGTGTGAACCGTTAAGAAATCCAACACCGGATGCAAAACGAATTTACGAAACAGTAAAGAATATGTTACACAAAACTGAATAG
- a CDS encoding type 1 glutamine amidotransferase domain-containing protein: MKRAVIITGPNFQDEEFIYPFYRLQEAGFRVDVAVKDKQHVKGKYGVPCKPTVDVNELNESNYDLVVLPGGHEAPDRVRQIKEVLDFVKAMNEKKKIISTICHGPWILISAGIVKGKKISAYIGIKDDVINAGAEYIDAPVVVDGNIISAPHYKYNGDWMRETLKKFKPPIDTD, from the coding sequence ATGAAACGCGCTGTTATTATTACAGGACCGAATTTTCAGGATGAAGAATTTATTTATCCATTTTATCGTCTGCAGGAAGCAGGTTTTAGGGTGGATGTGGCAGTTAAAGATAAACAACATGTTAAAGGAAAATATGGAGTACCGTGTAAGCCAACTGTTGATGTTAACGAACTAAATGAATCTAATTATGATTTGGTGGTTTTACCAGGTGGGCATGAAGCACCCGATAGAGTAAGACAGATAAAAGAAGTGCTGGATTTTGTGAAAGCAATGAACGAAAAGAAAAAAATAATTTCTACAATCTGTCACGGACCATGGATTTTAATTTCAGCTGGTATTGTTAAAGGTAAAAAAATATCAGCGTATATTGGTATTAAAGATGATGTAATCAATGCAGGCGCAGAATATATAGATGCACCGGTGGTTGTGGATGGTAACATTATTTCGGCACCTCACTATAAATATAATGGCGACTGGATGAGAGAAACCCTTAAAAAATTCAAACCTCCGATTGATACGGATTAA
- a CDS encoding thiamine pyrophosphate-dependent enzyme: MEKDILLEIFRRICLVRYFELDAIDAFREKFITNFLYLSSGEESIPAAMSLIIPEFMIFAQHRCHAVYLTFGGDPEKLRDELLGLPTGTSGGRAGSNCIQCHENNITMFGHHGLIGENVPQAVGAALGSGKPVVTFFGDGAAEEDYIYPAMGFAVTHKLPVLFVCEDNNLSILTTVQVRRSWSVTNVAKALGMPAVDISDDPWTIYKKTQELKNNLPAFMNIHTCRIYWHNSVGIDGPPEWDRFQIVKDDLKKLGLLQEAKKIENEIKLSMEKLWDRKLLQKLLKR, translated from the coding sequence TTGGAAAAAGATATATTACTTGAAATTTTCAGACGGATATGTCTTGTCAGATATTTTGAACTGGACGCAATTGATGCTTTTAGAGAAAAGTTTATTACCAATTTTCTATATTTATCATCAGGCGAAGAATCAATTCCTGCGGCGATGTCATTGATAATTCCTGAATTTATGATTTTTGCACAGCATCGTTGTCATGCTGTTTATTTAACATTCGGCGGAGATCCTGAAAAACTACGTGATGAACTATTGGGGTTACCAACGGGGACAAGTGGTGGTAGAGCAGGATCTAATTGTATTCAATGTCACGAGAATAATATAACTATGTTTGGACATCATGGTTTAATTGGTGAAAATGTACCACAGGCAGTTGGTGCGGCACTGGGAAGCGGAAAACCAGTCGTAACCTTTTTTGGAGATGGCGCTGCTGAAGAAGATTATATATATCCTGCTATGGGATTTGCAGTGACTCATAAATTACCTGTCCTGTTTGTTTGCGAAGATAATAATTTATCTATCTTAACCACTGTTCAAGTAAGAAGGTCGTGGAGTGTAACCAATGTGGCAAAAGCACTGGGGATGCCGGCTGTTGATATTTCGGATGATCCTTGGACAATTTATAAAAAAACACAAGAATTAAAAAATAACTTACCGGCTTTTATGAATATCCATACATGTAGAATTTACTGGCATAATAGCGTTGGTATTGACGGTCCGCCTGAGTGGGACAGATTTCAAATTGTAAAAGATGACCTAAAAAAACTGGGGCTTTTACAAGAGGCAAAAAAAATTGAAAATGAAATAAAACTGTCAATGGAAAAATTATGGGACAGAAAACTGTTGCAGAAACTATTAAAGAGATAA